From one Paramormyrops kingsleyae isolate MSU_618 chromosome 1, PKINGS_0.4, whole genome shotgun sequence genomic stretch:
- the LOC111836213 gene encoding 5-hydroxytryptamine receptor 1F, with product MDVYDRNVSDLSVDYFNKTTTIKILLSLTLSLLAVITTTINSMVITAIIVTRKLHHPANYLICSLAVTDLLVAVLVMPFSIVYIVKESWVMGQVVCNMWLSVDITCCTCSILHLAAIALDRYHAITDAVEYARKRTCRRATIMIATVWVMSVFISLPPLIWRHHQTRGDDGCLIKHDHIAFTIYSTFGAFYIPLGLILILYYKIYRAAKSLYVKRGTSRLRKQTMNGTMLPLFSDREPQSPDTLSPQEKSFSDLSTEGDRVRITSKSPPGGSHRERSSRKHRVSSTRERKAATTLGLILGAFVICWLPFFLKEVIVNTCATCSTSVEVADFLTWLGYLNSLINPLIYTIFNEDFKKAFKKLMRCGRYIQ from the coding sequence ATGGATGTATATGATAGAAACGTGTCAGATCTTTCTGTGGATTATTTTAACAAAACTACAACAATTAAGATTCTCCTTTCCCTGACATTGTCCTTGCTGGCAGTGATCACCACCACTATTAACTCTATGGTCATCACAGCGATCATTGTCACCCGTAAGTTGCACCACCCTGCCAACTATCTCATCTGCTCCTTGGCAGTCACCGACCTCCTGGTGGCTGTCCTGGTGATGCCCTTCAGCATCGTCTATATTGTGAAGGAGTCTTGGGTTATGGGCCAGGTGGTGTGTAACATGTGGCTGAGTGTGGACATCACCTGCTGCACCTGTTCCATCCTCCATCTGGCCGCCATTGCCTTGGACCGTTACCACGCGATTACGGACGCGGTGGAGTATGCCCGAAAGCGGACCTGCCGGCGTGCCACCATCATGATCGCTACAGTGTGGGTCATGTCCGTGTTCATCTCCCTGCCTCCGCTCATCTGGAGGCATCACCAGACAAGAGGGGATGATGGATGTCTCATTAAGCACGACCACATTGCCTTCACCATCTATTCGACCTTTGGGGCCTTCTATATTCCCCTTGGCCTCATTCTCATTCTCTACTACAAGATCTACCGGGCCGCCAAGAGCCTCTATGTCAAGCGGGGTACTAGCAGGCTTAGAAAGCAAACTATGAATGGCACCATGCTGCCTTTGTTCTCAGACAGGGAGCCACAGAGCCCCGACACTCTTAGCCCACAAGAGAAGTCATTTTCCGACCTTTCCACAGAGGGGGACCGTGTACGTATCACCAGTAAAAGCCCCCCAGGTGGGTCCCATAGGGAAAGGTCcagcaggaagcacagggtaTCCAGCACCCGGGAGAGGAAAGCAGCCACTACCCTGGGCCTCATCCTGGGGGCATTTGTCATCTGCTGGCTACCATTCTTCCTGAAGGAGGTGATTGTCAACACATGTGCTACCTGCAGTACGTCTGTGGAGGTGGCTGACTTCCTGACCTGGCTTGGGTACCTCAACTCACTTATCAATCCACTCATATACACAATCTTCAATGAGGACTTCAAAAAGGCCTTTAAGAAACTGATGAGGTGTGGCCGTTATATTCAATAG